One window from the genome of Rufibacter tibetensis encodes:
- the deoC gene encoding deoxyribose-phosphate aldolase: MKTKSLISPDQSLAPYIDHTVLKPDTTKAMVAQLCQEAIQHRFAAVCVPPCFVRQAVAALQDTGVQVATVIGFPLGYQLAKVKFFEAHQALSEGATEIDVVMNIAAFKSGKHDEVMSELQELSTLCHFKNSILKVIIETALLSPEEIVQVCQICVEAEADYVKTSTGFAASGAQIEDVLLMRANLPKHIKIKASGGIKTKEAALALVNAGADRIGTSSGVSLL, from the coding sequence TTGAAGACTAAATCCCTTATCTCTCCAGATCAGAGCTTGGCACCGTATATAGACCATACGGTGCTAAAGCCTGATACTACCAAAGCCATGGTAGCGCAACTCTGCCAGGAAGCAATCCAGCATAGGTTTGCGGCAGTGTGTGTGCCACCTTGTTTTGTGCGTCAGGCGGTGGCAGCGTTGCAGGACACCGGCGTGCAGGTAGCCACCGTGATAGGTTTCCCGCTGGGGTACCAACTGGCCAAAGTGAAGTTTTTTGAGGCTCACCAGGCATTGTCTGAAGGTGCCACCGAAATTGACGTGGTCATGAACATTGCCGCGTTCAAATCAGGAAAGCACGACGAGGTCATGTCTGAGCTGCAGGAACTGAGCACCCTGTGCCACTTCAAGAACTCCATTCTTAAAGTGATCATAGAAACCGCGTTGCTTTCTCCTGAAGAGATTGTGCAGGTTTGCCAGATTTGTGTAGAAGCCGAGGCTGATTACGTGAAGACCTCTACCGGTTTTGCAGCTTCTGGAGCCCAGATTGAAGATGTGTTGCTCATGCGGGCCAACCTGCCCAAGCACATCAAGATCAAAGCCTCCGGCGGAATCAAAACCAAGGAAGCCGCCCTTGCGTTGGTAAACGCAGGAGCAGACCGGATTGGAACATCCTCCGGCGTTTCATTGCTATGA